In Flavobacterium sp., a single window of DNA contains:
- a CDS encoding six-hairpin glycosidase, with amino-acid sequence MVIFQNIKTNVITTATILLACTALNAQNDTVRYVGKTLSNIDYHHGQLSPAVGVHATQIMRASREHPEKADGFGWTYNHQPMMAYWNNTFYLHYLSDPSGEHIPPSQTLLMTSKDGVTWTKPEVIFPIYRIPDGWKKEGVEGVAKNLDAIMHQRMGFYTSKDKRLFALAYYGIAMDEKDDPNDGKGIGRVIREIKKDGSFGEIYFIRYNKTWDKSKSKFPFYTASKDKGLKKACEEILSEPLVLQQWVEEADRDDELIPLQKPYKAFSYYHLPNGNVVGLWKHALTSISKDGGKSWDYMPLRAPGFVNSNAKIWGQKTSDNRYATLYNPSEYRWPLAISTSDDGLNYKDLLLVHGEVSPMRYGGNYKSAGPQYVRGITEKNGTPPDGKIWVGYSVNKEDIWVASIPVPVTSVVTENVNDVFNTLPDGEELKLWNTYDLSWASTKIEKKADGKKWLTLRDQDYFDYSRAERVIPFASKMEAVFTVKPEQNNHGLLQVEFQNKQGLPSVRLIFDSDGELKVKNGARLSSVTKYEANKAYTITVKLDAKNRQYTIKVNDGKESTKIFYAPTDGFERIMFRTGEQRHSPDPDTAPDTDDYDDLPQTGKLIPEAVFNIESLITKKL; translated from the coding sequence ATGGTTATTTTCCAAAACATAAAAACCAACGTCATCACAACGGCCACAATTCTTCTGGCTTGCACCGCTCTAAATGCACAAAACGACACGGTACGTTACGTTGGTAAAACACTTTCAAACATCGATTATCATCATGGACAATTGAGTCCAGCAGTTGGAGTTCACGCCACACAAATCATGCGTGCCAGCCGTGAACATCCAGAAAAAGCAGATGGTTTTGGATGGACGTACAACCACCAGCCGATGATGGCGTATTGGAACAATACCTTTTATCTGCATTATTTAAGCGATCCTTCGGGAGAACATATTCCGCCAAGCCAGACTTTATTAATGACTTCTAAAGACGGTGTAACGTGGACAAAACCAGAAGTGATTTTCCCAATTTATCGTATTCCTGACGGATGGAAAAAAGAAGGCGTTGAAGGCGTTGCCAAAAATCTAGATGCGATTATGCACCAAAGAATGGGATTTTATACGTCAAAAGACAAACGACTTTTTGCTTTAGCGTATTACGGAATCGCAATGGATGAAAAAGACGATCCAAACGACGGAAAAGGTATTGGGCGTGTCATTCGTGAAATCAAGAAAGACGGAAGTTTCGGCGAAATCTATTTCATCAGATATAACAAAACATGGGATAAGTCGAAATCGAAATTCCCATTTTATACTGCATCAAAAGATAAAGGTTTGAAAAAAGCCTGCGAAGAAATTTTATCAGAACCATTGGTTTTACAACAATGGGTGGAAGAAGCCGATCGTGATGATGAATTAATTCCGTTACAGAAACCATACAAAGCATTTAGTTATTATCATTTACCAAACGGAAATGTAGTCGGGTTATGGAAACATGCTTTAACTTCGATCAGTAAAGATGGCGGAAAATCTTGGGATTATATGCCATTGCGCGCACCAGGATTTGTAAACAGCAATGCTAAAATCTGGGGACAAAAAACATCAGACAATCGTTATGCTACACTTTACAATCCGTCAGAATATCGCTGGCCTTTGGCGATTTCGACAAGTGACGACGGTTTAAATTACAAAGATTTATTATTGGTTCATGGAGAAGTAAGTCCGATGCGATATGGAGGAAACTACAAATCTGCAGGTCCTCAATACGTTCGTGGAATCACAGAAAAAAACGGAACTCCGCCAGACGGAAAAATCTGGGTAGGTTATAGTGTAAATAAAGAAGATATTTGGGTTGCTTCGATTCCTGTTCCAGTAACTTCAGTTGTAACCGAAAATGTAAATGACGTTTTCAATACTCTTCCTGATGGAGAAGAATTAAAATTATGGAATACGTATGATCTTTCTTGGGCATCAACCAAAATCGAAAAGAAAGCCGATGGTAAAAAATGGTTAACGTTAAGAGATCAGGATTATTTTGATTATTCTCGTGCCGAAAGAGTCATTCCTTTTGCTTCAAAAATGGAAGCCGTTTTCACCGTAAAACCAGAGCAAAATAATCATGGTTTATTACAAGTTGAATTCCAAAACAAACAAGGTTTGCCTTCTGTAAGATTAATTTTTGATTCGGATGGAGAATTAAAGGTGAAAAATGGTGCGCGTTTGAGTTCGGTTACAAAGTACGAAGCAAACAAAGCATATACAATCACAGTTAAATTAGATGCTAAAAACCGTCAGTACACTATAAAAGTAAACGATGGAAAAGAATCAACAAAGATATTCTATGCGCCAACAGATGGTTTTGAGCGAATTATGTTCCGCACAGGAGAGCAGAGACATTCACCAGATCCAGATACAGCGCCAGATACAGACGATTACGACGACCTGCCTCAAACCGGAAAATTAATCCCAGAAGCAGTATTCAATATCGAATCGTTGATAACTAAAAAGTTGTAA
- a CDS encoding glycoside hydrolase family 43 protein, with the protein MKKIFIILTLSLFAVSYSQKKKDLYLFTSFREPATEGLYLAYSEDGYNWKGLEGSFLKPEIGASKIIRDPSITKGADGTYHMVWTTDWKGGNGFGYSSSKDLIHWSEQQYIPVMKNEPEVVNVWAPEIFYDDVKKEYIIIWASTIPFRFEKGVEEEKNNHRMYYVTTKDFKTFSDTKLYYDPGFSVIDCVIVKKGKKEYVLVLKDNTRPMRNIKVAFGKSPLGPFQKSSEPLTEYLSEGPTVVKVGKNWLLYYDNYGSKNYKALSTTDFVHFEDVSSKISLPEGHKHGTITTISADVLKGLIDKK; encoded by the coding sequence ATGAAAAAAATATTCATCATATTAACCCTTTCGCTTTTTGCTGTGAGTTATTCACAAAAAAAGAAAGATTTATATCTTTTTACGTCGTTTAGAGAACCCGCAACAGAAGGTTTATATTTGGCATACAGCGAAGACGGGTACAATTGGAAAGGATTGGAAGGCTCATTTTTAAAGCCAGAAATCGGAGCGAGTAAAATTATTCGTGATCCGTCAATCACAAAAGGAGCAGACGGAACCTATCACATGGTTTGGACAACCGACTGGAAAGGCGGAAATGGTTTTGGCTATTCAAGTTCAAAGGACTTAATTCATTGGTCAGAACAGCAATATATTCCGGTAATGAAAAACGAACCAGAAGTCGTAAACGTTTGGGCGCCTGAGATTTTTTATGATGATGTGAAAAAAGAATACATTATTATTTGGGCATCTACAATTCCGTTCCGATTTGAAAAAGGAGTGGAGGAAGAGAAAAACAACCACAGAATGTATTACGTAACGACAAAAGATTTCAAAACGTTTTCGGATACAAAATTATATTACGATCCAGGTTTCAGCGTAATTGACTGCGTGATTGTCAAAAAAGGAAAGAAAGAGTATGTTTTGGTTTTGAAAGACAACACAAGACCTATGCGAAACATAAAAGTAGCTTTCGGAAAATCGCCTTTAGGGCCGTTTCAAAAAAGTTCTGAGCCTCTGACAGAATATTTATCGGAAGGTCCAACGGTAGTGAAAGTCGGTAAAAATTGGCTTTTATATTATGATAATTACGGTTCAAAAAATTATAAAGCGTTAAGCACAACAGATTTTGTTCATTTTGAAGATGTATCTTCTAAAATTAGTCTTCCAGAAGGACACAAACACGGAACGATTACAACAATTTCAGCAGACGTTTTAAAAGGATTAATTGATAAAAAATAA
- a CDS encoding glycoside hydrolase family 28 protein yields MKIKNILIILCFIIGLNTTFAQDGWINILKEGGNNKGIKCTQAIQNAIEKASKNGGGTIFFPAGEYLTGALTLRSNITIHLDSGALLKFSENFDDFLPYVEMRYEGIVMKSFQPLFYAKDAENITIKGRGVIDGQGKAWWNEVYRIETAKEPLPPTKYQTMWEEQNKGLYTEPYYKRTVDKRFFRPSFFQAYNCKNILIEGVTFKNSPFWTINPEFCDNVTVTGISIFNPHSPNTDGINPSSCTNVHISNCHISVGDDCITIKSGRDGDGRKYGKATENVTITNCTMLSGHGGVVIGSEMSGGIKKITISNCVFDGTDRGIRIKSARGRGGVVEDIRVDNIVMKNIKEEAIVLSLFYDKGTTVEPVTEKTPIFRNIHMSNITASNVNKAGQILGITEMPIQNITFSNINMDGKEGFTVSTATDVEFHDVKVNATVGSSFKISDSKNVILDNVGSSTAIKEVPVIKLDNVSNALINNNFPFNPTDIFIEANGKDTKNIFLKNNVFNNVTTAIKKGKDLDKKAITE; encoded by the coding sequence ATGAAAATTAAAAACATACTAATAATACTCTGCTTCATAATAGGTTTAAACACCACTTTTGCACAAGACGGTTGGATAAACATCCTAAAAGAAGGCGGAAACAACAAAGGAATAAAATGTACCCAAGCCATTCAGAATGCTATTGAAAAAGCATCTAAAAACGGTGGAGGAACTATCTTTTTCCCTGCTGGAGAATATTTAACGGGAGCTTTAACATTAAGAAGCAACATTACAATTCACTTAGATTCTGGAGCACTTTTAAAGTTCTCAGAAAACTTTGATGATTTTCTTCCTTATGTAGAAATGCGTTACGAAGGAATTGTAATGAAAAGTTTCCAGCCTTTATTTTATGCAAAAGACGCAGAAAATATCACCATAAAAGGAAGAGGCGTAATCGACGGACAAGGAAAAGCGTGGTGGAATGAAGTTTACCGAATCGAAACGGCAAAAGAACCGCTTCCTCCAACGAAATACCAAACTATGTGGGAAGAGCAAAACAAAGGGCTTTACACAGAACCATACTACAAAAGAACGGTAGATAAGAGATTTTTTAGACCCTCTTTCTTTCAGGCTTACAACTGCAAAAACATTTTGATTGAAGGTGTAACTTTTAAAAATTCGCCGTTCTGGACCATCAATCCAGAATTTTGTGATAATGTGACTGTAACTGGAATTTCTATTTTCAATCCGCATTCGCCAAATACAGACGGAATCAATCCTTCTTCTTGTACCAATGTTCATATTTCAAACTGCCATATTAGTGTTGGAGATGATTGCATCACGATTAAATCAGGAAGAGACGGCGACGGACGTAAATATGGAAAAGCAACAGAAAATGTAACGATAACAAACTGTACGATGTTAAGCGGTCACGGTGGAGTGGTTATCGGTAGCGAAATGTCGGGTGGAATCAAAAAAATCACGATTTCAAACTGTGTTTTTGACGGAACAGATCGCGGAATCCGTATTAAGTCGGCTCGTGGAAGAGGAGGAGTTGTAGAAGATATTCGTGTCGATAATATTGTCATGAAAAACATCAAAGAAGAAGCTATTGTTTTGAGTCTTTTCTACGATAAAGGAACTACGGTTGAACCAGTAACTGAGAAAACACCGATTTTCAGAAACATCCACATGAGCAACATCACGGCCTCAAACGTAAACAAAGCTGGACAGATTTTAGGTATTACCGAAATGCCAATTCAAAACATCACTTTCTCCAACATCAATATGGACGGAAAAGAAGGTTTTACCGTAAGCACGGCAACAGATGTTGAATTTCACGATGTAAAAGTGAACGCAACTGTAGGTTCGTCTTTCAAAATCTCAGATTCAAAAAATGTGATTTTAGACAACGTTGGATCTTCAACAGCGATAAAAGAAGTTCCAGTTATCAAATTAGATAATGTTTCAAATGCATTGATCAATAATAATTTTCCATTCAATCCAACCGATATTTTTATTGAGGCAAATGGAAAAGACACTAAAAATATTTTCCTGAAAAATAATGTGTTCAACAACGTAACAACAGCGATTAAAAAAGGAAAAGATTTAGATAAAAAAGCGATTACAGAATAG
- a CDS encoding DUF6298 domain-containing protein produces MNFNQLQNIVSSYKNTFSLMCITLFISGNITAQNNFPDIVKTKEGKLSFTTDNQGNKIPDFSFAGYRNSEVALPNLNNKIFVSKQEEDATQKIQNAIDYVSSLKPDKSGFRGAVLLDKGTFKISGTLYIRKSGVVLRGSGNTENGTVLLGTGLEREALIRILGENDKVYQDSFEFANAYTPLGTQKIQLKNTAKLKVGDEIEISKPLTDNFIKEVNMQDFGGETSWIGWKKGDWTTTWNRVVAKINGNEVTVNAPITMSLDDAFGNSKVTVYSWEGRIENTGIENILIESTYNSSNLKDEEHRWQAISIENTRNAWVKQVNFKHFAGGAVTVLKTSQQVTIEDCIATEPISEIASFRRHTFYTEGQQTLFQRCYSEFGYHDFAVGGFGTTGPNVFVQCESHLPFENSGAIGSWATGILFDITNIDGKSLSYNNREQGGRGAGWTSANSVIWESSASKVECYSPPTAQNWAFGVWGQFGGNGYWKNVNEHISPRSLFYTQLEARLGKLPVEPFIYDLGSEASSSPSVEVAEELTKNAATTAKSLQELIAEASKANPINTDSKGLKNANDLKIIPNKTEKSISKVTTENGWLTFEGKVIAGKETNVAWWRGDLTDDFVNKSTPHITRFVPGRTGNGLTDKVQETIDYLTKNNIVALEHNYGLWYDRRMDDHERVRRVDDDVWPPFYEQPFARSGKDFAWDHLSKYDLTKFNDWYWSRLAQFATLAEPNGQLLINQQYFQHNILEAGAHWASSPWRSANNINSTGFPEPPPYAGDKRIFMAEQFYDITNPQRRKLHEGFIRKSFENFQENSNVIQLTSAEYTGPQHFMEFWIDQAQKWKDETGKKGLIGLSATKDVQDAILNDAKRVKTVDVIDIRYWYYKEDGSAYAPQGGVNLAPRQHARKLKTGKETDNQVYRAVREYREKYPEKVILYSTDSSSRFGWPALMAGASMPNIPKIELPQFYSALSEMKLVDGNTFSDNLWKLENKGKSYLFYLKNDQDITIDLANEKGIFEIFAINVSTGNITKKANISGGKQVTILQAEIKEKVLFVVKK; encoded by the coding sequence GTGAATTTCAATCAATTACAAAATATAGTTTCTTCTTATAAAAATACATTTTCGTTAATGTGTATTACTCTTTTCATTAGTGGAAACATCACAGCCCAAAACAATTTCCCAGATATCGTTAAAACCAAAGAAGGAAAACTTTCTTTCACAACAGATAATCAAGGAAATAAAATTCCTGATTTTTCTTTTGCAGGATACAGAAATTCTGAAGTTGCACTTCCAAATCTGAACAATAAAATTTTTGTTTCCAAACAAGAAGAAGATGCAACTCAAAAAATCCAAAACGCTATTGATTATGTAAGTTCATTAAAACCAGATAAATCAGGTTTTCGTGGAGCTGTTTTGTTGGATAAAGGAACTTTCAAAATCAGCGGAACATTATACATCAGAAAATCAGGAGTAGTATTAAGAGGAAGCGGAAATACCGAAAACGGAACCGTACTTTTAGGAACCGGATTAGAAAGAGAAGCTTTAATTAGAATTTTGGGAGAAAATGATAAAGTGTATCAAGATTCATTTGAATTCGCCAATGCTTATACGCCACTTGGAACTCAGAAAATTCAATTAAAAAATACAGCAAAATTAAAAGTCGGAGACGAAATCGAAATCAGCAAACCTTTAACCGATAATTTCATTAAAGAAGTTAACATGCAGGATTTCGGCGGAGAAACTTCTTGGATTGGCTGGAAAAAAGGAGATTGGACTACAACCTGGAATAGAGTTGTAGCCAAAATAAACGGAAACGAAGTAACTGTAAACGCTCCAATTACAATGTCTTTGGATGATGCTTTCGGAAATTCAAAAGTAACTGTTTATTCATGGGAGGGAAGAATTGAAAATACTGGAATTGAAAATATTTTAATAGAATCAACTTATAATTCATCAAACTTAAAAGATGAAGAACACAGATGGCAGGCAATCAGTATTGAAAACACTAGAAATGCGTGGGTAAAACAAGTGAATTTCAAACACTTTGCAGGCGGAGCCGTTACGGTTTTAAAAACAAGTCAGCAAGTTACGATTGAAGATTGTATTGCCACAGAACCGATTTCAGAAATCGCTTCATTCAGAAGACATACTTTTTATACCGAAGGCCAGCAAACTTTATTTCAACGCTGTTATTCAGAATTTGGATATCATGATTTCGCTGTGGGCGGATTTGGAACAACAGGCCCAAATGTATTTGTTCAGTGCGAATCACATTTGCCATTCGAAAATAGCGGCGCAATCGGAAGCTGGGCAACAGGAATTTTATTTGACATTACAAACATCGATGGAAAATCTTTAAGTTACAATAATAGAGAACAAGGCGGAAGAGGCGCAGGATGGACATCGGCTAATTCCGTAATCTGGGAATCATCGGCATCAAAAGTTGAATGTTACAGCCCGCCAACAGCACAAAACTGGGCTTTTGGAGTTTGGGGACAATTTGGAGGAAACGGATATTGGAAAAACGTAAACGAACATATCAGTCCAAGAAGTTTATTCTACACACAACTAGAAGCCAGATTAGGAAAACTTCCAGTTGAGCCTTTTATCTATGATTTAGGTTCAGAAGCTTCTTCAAGTCCGAGTGTAGAAGTAGCTGAGGAATTGACTAAAAACGCTGCAACGACAGCAAAAAGTCTACAGGAGTTGATTGCAGAAGCTTCAAAAGCAAATCCGATTAATACAGACAGTAAAGGCTTAAAAAATGCAAACGATTTAAAAATTATTCCAAATAAAACAGAAAAATCAATTTCAAAAGTAACAACAGAAAACGGTTGGTTGACTTTTGAAGGAAAAGTAATTGCAGGAAAAGAAACCAATGTAGCATGGTGGAGAGGAGATTTAACCGATGATTTCGTAAACAAATCGACACCGCATATCACGCGTTTTGTTCCAGGAAGAACAGGAAACGGATTGACAGATAAAGTACAGGAAACGATAGATTATTTGACTAAAAATAACATCGTTGCCTTAGAACATAATTACGGTTTATGGTACGACAGAAGAATGGACGATCACGAACGTGTTCGTAGAGTCGATGACGATGTTTGGCCTCCGTTTTACGAACAGCCTTTCGCCAGAAGCGGAAAAGATTTTGCTTGGGATCATTTGAGTAAATACGATTTAACAAAATTCAACGATTGGTATTGGAGTCGTTTAGCTCAGTTTGCAACGCTTGCTGAACCAAACGGACAATTGTTAATCAATCAGCAATATTTTCAGCATAATATTTTAGAAGCTGGAGCACACTGGGCAAGTTCACCTTGGCGTTCAGCAAATAATATCAATAGTACAGGATTTCCAGAGCCACCGCCTTATGCAGGAGATAAACGTATTTTCATGGCGGAGCAGTTTTATGATATTACGAATCCTCAAAGAAGAAAATTGCACGAAGGTTTCATCAGAAAATCATTCGAAAATTTTCAGGAAAACAGCAACGTAATTCAGTTAACAAGTGCCGAATATACGGGTCCGCAACATTTTATGGAATTTTGGATTGATCAGGCACAAAAATGGAAAGATGAAACTGGTAAAAAAGGTTTAATTGGTTTAAGTGCTACCAAAGACGTTCAGGATGCTATTTTGAATGATGCCAAAAGAGTAAAAACCGTTGACGTAATCGACATTCGTTATTGGTATTACAAAGAAGACGGTTCAGCTTATGCACCACAAGGAGGCGTAAATCTAGCCCCAAGGCAGCACGCCAGAAAACTAAAAACCGGAAAAGAAACCGACAATCAAGTTTATCGTGCAGTTCGTGAATACAGAGAAAAATATCCTGAAAAAGTTATTTTATATTCAACAGATAGTTCGTCAAGATTCGGATGGCCCGCTTTAATGGCAGGAGCTTCGATGCCAAACATTCCGAAAATCGAATTGCCTCAATTTTATTCCGCTTTAAGCGAAATGAAATTAGTTGACGGAAATACGTTTTCAGACAATCTTTGGAAATTGGAAAACAAAGGAAAAAGTTATCTTTTTTACTTGAAAAACGATCAGGATATTACCATCGATTTAGCAAACGAAAAAGGAATATTTGAAATATTTGCAATCAATGTTTCAACAGGAAATATAACGAAAAAAGCCAACATCAGCGGAGGAAAACAAGTCACAATACTTCAAGCTGAAATAAAGGAAAAAGTGCTTTTTGTAGTGAAAAAATAA
- a CDS encoding polysaccharide lyase produces the protein MQNIFPNRTLKRTFMALSFCSLVSSAYAQYPVIPKPVQEKADAILADEEKRLSEIWNANLHIIKEEAKQGKPYLPWASYPKDFVFADIPAFPGAEGGGAYTQGGRGGKIFVVTSLEDSGKGTFREACEAVGARTIVFNVSGIIQLKKRISMRAPYVTIAGQTAPGDGICIAGETLEIDTHDVIIRHMRFRRGATEVTRRDDALGGNPMGNIIVDHCSVSWGLDENISLYRHQFAANAKSKLEKLPACNITIQNTISSEGLDTYNHAFGSTIGGLNSTFMRNLWADNISRNASIGMYGDFNFVNNVVFNWWNRTLDGGDYRSMLNIINNYFKPGPITPVNEPISHRIVKPESGYIEPKQYGRAYVSGNFIVGSPEVTADNWNGGVQLENLPEAETKEFLAAIKQPKPFSMPKFNIMSAEEAYDFVLSNVGATIPKRDAVDERILKQVRTGKIEVKDGLENSIGKEYIKRRLPADSYKKGIITHPDQVGGYPTYKGKAYKDSDNDGIPDAWEKKYGLNPNDASDANKDANGDGYTNIEKYFNGIDPTSKTDWTKIENNTDTLAKLKSLLQ, from the coding sequence ATGCAAAATATTTTTCCAAACCGTACTTTAAAAAGAACATTTATGGCGTTGTCATTTTGTTCTCTTGTATCATCGGCGTATGCCCAGTATCCCGTAATTCCAAAACCCGTTCAGGAAAAAGCTGATGCTATTTTAGCTGACGAAGAAAAAAGACTGAGCGAAATTTGGAATGCTAATCTTCATATAATCAAAGAAGAAGCAAAACAAGGAAAACCTTATTTACCTTGGGCTTCTTATCCAAAAGATTTTGTTTTTGCTGATATTCCAGCTTTCCCGGGAGCTGAAGGCGGTGGAGCGTACACACAAGGTGGTCGTGGCGGAAAAATATTTGTGGTTACGAGTTTAGAAGACAGTGGAAAAGGAACTTTTCGTGAAGCCTGTGAAGCTGTTGGAGCGAGAACAATTGTTTTCAACGTTTCGGGAATTATTCAATTGAAAAAGAGAATCAGCATGCGTGCGCCTTACGTAACCATTGCTGGACAAACGGCTCCAGGTGACGGAATTTGTATTGCCGGAGAAACTTTAGAAATTGATACGCACGACGTTATCATCAGACACATGCGTTTCCGTCGTGGAGCTACAGAAGTTACAAGAAGAGATGATGCGCTAGGTGGAAATCCAATGGGAAATATCATTGTAGACCACTGCTCTGTAAGTTGGGGATTAGACGAAAATATTTCTTTATACAGACATCAATTTGCAGCTAATGCAAAATCAAAACTGGAAAAATTACCGGCTTGTAATATTACAATTCAAAACACCATTTCATCAGAAGGTTTAGATACATATAACCACGCTTTCGGAAGTACAATCGGCGGATTAAATAGTACTTTTATGCGCAATTTATGGGCAGACAACATTTCTAGAAATGCTTCTATCGGAATGTATGGCGACTTTAATTTTGTGAATAACGTAGTATTCAATTGGTGGAATCGTACGCTGGACGGTGGTGATTATCGTTCGATGTTGAACATTATCAACAATTATTTTAAACCAGGACCAATTACGCCCGTAAATGAACCTATTTCGCATAGAATTGTAAAACCAGAATCTGGTTATATTGAACCAAAACAATACGGAAGAGCTTATGTTTCAGGTAATTTTATTGTAGGTTCACCTGAAGTTACAGCAGATAACTGGAATGGCGGAGTACAATTGGAAAATCTTCCAGAAGCTGAAACAAAGGAATTTTTAGCAGCAATCAAACAGCCAAAACCTTTCTCAATGCCAAAATTTAATATCATGTCGGCTGAGGAAGCTTATGATTTTGTTTTGTCTAATGTTGGAGCGACAATTCCGAAAAGAGATGCGGTTGATGAAAGAATCCTAAAACAAGTTCGTACAGGAAAAATCGAAGTTAAAGACGGTTTAGAAAACTCAATTGGAAAAGAATATATCAAAAGAAGATTACCTGCCGATTCTTATAAAAAAGGAATTATTACACATCCTGACCAAGTGGGCGGATACCCAACTTACAAAGGAAAAGCCTATAAAGATTCTGATAATGACGGAATTCCAGATGCTTGGGAAAAGAAATATGGTTTAAATCCAAACGATGCTTCAGATGCCAATAAAGATGCAAATGGAGATGGTTATACGAATATCGAAAAGTATTTTAACGGAATCGATCCAACTAGTAAAACAGATTGGACGAAAATCGAAAATAATACGGATACTTTGGCTAAGTTAAAATCATTATTGCAATAG
- a CDS encoding glycoside hydrolase family 140 protein → MNLKIKYLYALSISFLLTAQSGFSQSTKASLPEIKVSKNQHYFVTENEKPFFWLGDTGWLAFGKLDRAGVDKYFKDRKDKGFNVVQVMVLHNINAVNVYGDAALINEDVSKPLITAGNDFKDAKQYDYWDHVDYTLDVAQKNGIYVAMVPVWGTNVSKGNKVSKEQATEYAKFLANRYKNRTNVIWLNGGDTHGNEFQDIWNAIGNTLKTNNPNQLVTFHPFGRTDSSENFHNEKWLDFNMFQSGHRRYDQDSSKTNFKEDNYKFVLRDFELKPTKPTLDGEPSYEGIPHGLHDTLQPKWTASDVRRYGYWSVLSGGAGYTYGHNAVMQMFRKGDKPAYGNKELWTSAINAPGAKQMVYIKKLMEEFPFLEGVPDVSLVVNQGEKYDYISAIRGEKYALLYTYNGRIIEVKLGKIAGDKFEATWYNPRNGKKTKIGTFDNKGTQNFQPKGKKEDGNDWVLILRSI, encoded by the coding sequence ATGAATCTGAAAATTAAATATTTATACGCCTTAAGTATAAGCTTTTTGTTGACAGCACAAAGCGGATTTTCGCAATCGACAAAAGCATCTCTGCCTGAAATCAAAGTATCTAAAAATCAGCATTATTTTGTTACCGAAAACGAAAAACCATTTTTCTGGCTAGGCGACACAGGCTGGCTGGCATTCGGAAAACTGGACAGAGCAGGCGTTGATAAATATTTCAAAGACAGAAAAGACAAAGGATTCAATGTTGTTCAGGTAATGGTTTTGCATAATATAAATGCTGTAAACGTGTATGGAGATGCAGCTTTAATTAACGAAGATGTTTCAAAACCCTTGATTACGGCAGGAAATGATTTCAAAGATGCAAAACAATACGATTACTGGGATCACGTAGATTATACTTTAGATGTAGCTCAGAAAAACGGAATTTATGTAGCAATGGTTCCAGTTTGGGGAACTAATGTTTCAAAAGGAAATAAAGTAAGCAAAGAACAAGCAACTGAATATGCTAAGTTCTTAGCTAATCGATATAAAAACAGAACCAACGTAATTTGGTTAAACGGTGGAGATACTCACGGAAATGAATTTCAGGATATTTGGAATGCCATCGGAAATACTTTAAAAACCAACAATCCAAATCAGTTAGTGACTTTTCATCCGTTTGGAAGAACCGATTCTTCAGAAAACTTTCACAACGAAAAATGGTTGGATTTCAATATGTTCCAATCAGGACATAGAAGATACGATCAGGATTCATCAAAAACGAATTTCAAAGAAGATAATTACAAATTCGTTCTAAGAGATTTCGAATTAAAACCAACAAAACCTACACTTGATGGAGAACCGTCTTATGAAGGAATTCCACACGGTTTACACGATACTTTACAGCCAAAATGGACAGCAAGCGATGTTCGCCGTTACGGATATTGGTCGGTTTTATCAGGTGGAGCTGGATACACATATGGGCACAATGCCGTAATGCAAATGTTCAGAAAAGGCGATAAACCCGCTTACGGAAACAAAGAATTATGGACATCTGCAATAAATGCTCCTGGAGCAAAACAGATGGTTTATATTAAGAAATTAATGGAAGAGTTTCCGTTTTTAGAAGGAGTTCCAGATGTTTCTTTAGTGGTTAATCAAGGCGAGAAATACGATTATATTTCGGCCATAAGAGGAGAAAAATACGCTTTATTATATACTTACAACGGAAGAATAATAGAAGTAAAACTAGGAAAAATCGCTGGAGATAAATTCGAAGCAACTTGGTACAATCCGAGAAACGGAAAGAAAACAAAAATCGGAACATTTGATAACAAAGGAACTCAAAACTTTCAGCCAAAAGGAAAAAAAGAAGATGGTAATGACTGGGTTTTGATTTTGAGATCTATTTAA